The nucleotide sequence AGGTCGACCTGCGGGCCGAGGGTGAACCCGGACAGGCGGGCGCGGGCGACGGCGCGATCGTTGCCGACGTCGGGCTCGATCACGATGCGGTCGACGGCGGGCTGCGCGAACAGGAACCCGGTGATGACGTGCGCCACACGGGTCGTGAAGCCGCGCACGGGTGCGCCGCGGTCGCCGAGCAGGAAGTGGATGCCGACATCCCCGGGCTGGGCGTCATACACCTCGCCGAGCGGATCGCTCTCGGGTTCGTAGGTCTGCAGCAACACGATCGGCAGGCCGTCACGTCGGATCAGGAACGCGTGATGGGTGGAGAGGCCGTC is from Microbacterium sp. LWH3-1.2 and encodes:
- a CDS encoding GNAT family N-acetyltransferase, which produces MTILTTARLVSGPAGTAVHTADDPLLGRIEIAVLDPIADLDVIHRWVTAPTARFWGLGKLTSAELSDLYAYVDGLSTHHAFLIRRDGLPIVLLQTYEPESDPLGEVYDAQPGDVGIHFLLGDRGAPVRGFTTRVAHVITGFLFAQPAVDRIVIEPDVGNDRAVARARLSGFTLGPQVDLPGKSGQLAFLTRDAWQSGRA